In the genome of Treponema pedis, one region contains:
- the rplK gene encoding 50S ribosomal protein L11, producing MAKKKVVTQIKVMCPAGKATPAPPIGPALGPHGVSAPQFVQQFNDRTKSMEPGLIIPVVITVYADKSFSFELKTPPASVLIKKACKIEKGSATSVTNKVAKLSKAALEEIAKTKMPDINANDIEAAKKIIAGTARSMGVEVER from the coding sequence ATGGCTAAAAAAAAGGTTGTGACACAGATTAAAGTTATGTGTCCGGCAGGAAAGGCAACTCCTGCTCCGCCTATAGGTCCGGCTCTCGGCCCGCACGGTGTAAGTGCGCCGCAGTTTGTACAGCAGTTTAATGACCGTACAAAATCTATGGAGCCCGGTTTGATTATACCCGTTGTAATTACGGTTTATGCGGATAAAAGTTTTTCTTTTGAGCTTAAAACTCCGCCCGCATCGGTTTTAATCAAAAAAGCTTGTAAAATTGAAAAAGGTTCTGCTACATCGGTTACCAATAAAGTTGCAAAACTTTCTAAAGCCGCATTGGAAGAAATCGCAAAAACAAAAATGCCCGATATCAATGCAAACGATATTGAAGCTGCAAAGAAAATTATTGCAGGTACCGCAAGAAGTATGGGTGTAGAGGTGGAACGTTAG
- the rpoC gene encoding DNA-directed RNA polymerase subunit beta' — MRDIQDFDSLMIKLASPDTIRAWSYGEVKKPETINYRTLRPERDGLFCERIFGTTKEWECFCGKFKSIRYKGVICDRCGVEVTHFKVRRERMGHIELAAPVSHIWYYRSVPSRMGLLLNLQVAALRSVLYYEKYIVIDANDTDLEPMQLLTEDEYRDARERYGGSFTAGMGADAVKTLLQNINLDELAAELRAKMIEKGAKSDQRLLRRIEIVENFRASGNRPEWMILDVIPVIPPDLRPMVQLDGGRFATSDLNDLYRRVIHRNSRLSKLMELKAPDIIIRNEKRMLQEAVDALFDNSKRKKAIKGASNRPLKSISDLLKGKQGRFRQNLLGKRVDYSGRSVIVVGPELKLWQCGLPTKMALELFKPFIMKKLVQKEVVTNIKKAKLLVEQEAPEVFAVLDEVVSEHPVMLNRAPTLHRLGIQAFEPVLVEGKAIRLHPLVCKAFNADFDGDQMAIHVPLTQAAQMECWNLMLSARNLLDPANGKTIVFPTQDMVLGLYYLTKERALPEGKQPRRYSSAEEVLMAAECRSVGWQEQIIIDYETSPGKIEKVITTPGRILFNEEMPEGVPFTNDALNDKKIKKLIEDVFRDKGSYLAVQLLDKLKAVGYKYATYFGATLSMEDMIIPPEKADMLDRANKEVLEIYNQYKGGHITQEERYNRVVDVWQKANSNLKDILMKRLQEDKGGFNTIHMMATSGARGNKDQINQLAGMRGLMSKPTGDIIELPIRSNFKEGLNVMEFFISTNGARKGLTDTALKTADAGYLTRRLVDIAQNVVVNEEDCGTINGIEYTAIKRGDEIVESLSDRITGKYTLERVVHPITGELLIDVNEYITDETAKKIEEAGIESVKLRTVLTCESKHGVCVKCYGRDLARNKIVRIGEAVGIIAAQSIGQPGTQLTMRTFHEGGTASKNVEENRVVFNDYSIIVREITGSYVTLKNKHLLFTRKGELKFNRILHEYKLKKDETALVKTGMRVIKGNPVYTLKNGKEVLSEDIAIAEVRDNMIYLIGNEQAIEIRNGSEVIVKPEEIIPAGETIATFDPFADPILSEYDGFVRFEDIIIGTTLTEETDVTERRISDSHFDKMQPRIFISDESGNPIGEDSYFLPGGAQLLVNEGQEIKAGTVLAKIAKESVKTKDITGGLPRVSELLEARRPKSPAVLAAINGVVTIKKGLLKGKRTIMVRDDYGRDFKHLVPIGKLMLVRDGDTVKAGEPLCDGGYDPHDILNILGENALQNYLMKEIKEVYDAQGVTINDKHVGIIVRQMLRKVQIVSVGDTKFIFNQQVDKYRFHEENKRVMEEGGQPAVARPMFQGITKAALNIDSFISAASFQETTKVLTNAAIAGSADELRGLKENVIIGHLIPAGTGMKQYRDIKLFDKNKSDLDIQMNEILERRRLEAEAAQALEEQELIEEESFLDDM, encoded by the coding sequence ATGAGAGATATACAGGATTTCGACAGTTTAATGATAAAACTTGCTTCACCCGATACCATCAGAGCGTGGTCGTACGGTGAGGTTAAAAAGCCTGAAACCATTAACTATAGAACTCTCCGGCCGGAGAGGGACGGTTTGTTTTGCGAAAGGATTTTCGGTACTACAAAAGAATGGGAATGTTTTTGCGGAAAATTTAAATCCATACGCTATAAGGGCGTTATTTGCGACAGGTGCGGTGTAGAAGTTACTCACTTTAAGGTAAGACGCGAAAGAATGGGGCATATTGAGCTTGCGGCTCCCGTTTCGCATATTTGGTATTACCGTTCCGTGCCCAGCAGAATGGGGCTTTTGCTTAATTTACAAGTTGCAGCCCTTCGCTCGGTTTTATATTACGAAAAATACATCGTTATAGATGCAAACGATACCGACCTTGAGCCTATGCAGCTTTTAACCGAAGATGAGTATAGGGACGCAAGGGAACGTTACGGCGGTTCTTTTACGGCCGGAATGGGAGCGGACGCTGTAAAGACCTTATTACAAAATATTAACCTTGATGAGCTTGCCGCCGAACTGCGTGCCAAAATGATAGAAAAAGGGGCGAAAAGCGACCAAAGACTTTTGCGCAGGATAGAAATAGTAGAAAATTTCCGTGCTTCGGGAAACCGCCCCGAATGGATGATTTTGGACGTAATTCCCGTTATTCCTCCCGATTTAAGACCCATGGTTCAATTGGACGGAGGACGGTTCGCCACTTCGGATTTAAATGATTTATATCGCCGCGTTATTCATAGAAACAGCCGCTTAAGCAAACTTATGGAGCTTAAAGCACCCGATATTATTATAAGAAACGAAAAACGTATGCTTCAGGAAGCGGTTGATGCCTTATTCGATAATTCCAAACGTAAAAAGGCGATAAAAGGAGCTTCAAACAGACCTTTAAAATCAATTTCCGATTTATTAAAGGGAAAACAGGGGCGGTTCCGTCAAAACCTGCTGGGTAAACGGGTAGACTATTCGGGACGCTCCGTAATTGTTGTAGGCCCCGAGCTTAAACTTTGGCAATGCGGCTTACCTACAAAAATGGCTTTGGAACTGTTTAAGCCTTTTATAATGAAAAAACTTGTTCAAAAAGAAGTTGTTACCAATATCAAAAAAGCAAAACTCCTTGTCGAACAGGAAGCGCCTGAAGTATTTGCGGTTTTGGACGAGGTTGTAAGCGAACACCCCGTAATGCTTAACCGTGCGCCGACCCTTCACAGATTGGGAATCCAAGCCTTTGAGCCGGTTTTAGTTGAAGGAAAGGCTATCAGGCTTCACCCGCTTGTATGTAAGGCCTTTAACGCCGACTTTGACGGAGACCAAATGGCAATTCACGTGCCGCTTACTCAAGCAGCGCAAATGGAATGTTGGAATCTTATGCTTTCGGCAAGAAACCTGCTTGACCCCGCAAACGGAAAAACTATTGTTTTCCCCACGCAGGATATGGTTTTGGGGCTTTATTATCTTACAAAAGAAAGAGCCTTGCCCGAAGGTAAACAACCTCGCCGTTATTCTTCCGCGGAAGAAGTTTTAATGGCTGCGGAATGCCGTTCCGTAGGCTGGCAGGAGCAAATTATAATAGATTACGAAACTTCTCCGGGTAAAATCGAAAAAGTCATAACAACCCCCGGAAGAATTCTCTTTAATGAAGAAATGCCTGAAGGCGTTCCCTTTACGAACGATGCGCTGAACGATAAAAAAATAAAAAAACTTATCGAAGACGTATTTAGGGATAAGGGCTCATATCTTGCCGTTCAGCTTTTGGATAAATTAAAGGCTGTAGGATATAAGTATGCCACTTATTTCGGCGCAACTCTCAGTATGGAAGATATGATTATTCCGCCTGAAAAAGCCGATATGCTTGATAGGGCTAATAAAGAAGTTTTGGAAATTTATAACCAATACAAGGGCGGCCACATTACGCAGGAAGAGCGCTACAACCGCGTTGTTGACGTTTGGCAAAAAGCCAACTCCAACCTTAAAGACATTCTTATGAAGCGTCTGCAGGAAGACAAGGGCGGGTTTAATACGATTCACATGATGGCTACCTCCGGTGCCCGCGGTAATAAAGACCAGATAAACCAGCTTGCAGGTATGCGAGGTCTTATGTCAAAGCCCACGGGAGACATTATAGAACTTCCTATCCGCTCTAACTTTAAAGAAGGCCTAAACGTTATGGAATTCTTTATTTCTACGAACGGAGCAAGAAAGGGTTTAACCGATACGGCTCTTAAAACCGCAGATGCGGGTTATTTAACAAGACGTCTTGTAGATATTGCGCAAAACGTAGTTGTAAATGAAGAAGATTGCGGCACGATTAACGGAATTGAATACACTGCGATTAAACGCGGAGACGAAATCGTAGAATCGTTAAGCGATAGAATTACCGGAAAATATACCCTTGAACGTGTAGTTCACCCGATTACCGGAGAGCTTTTGATAGATGTAAACGAATACATTACAGATGAAACCGCTAAAAAAATCGAAGAAGCGGGAATAGAAAGCGTAAAATTAAGAACGGTTTTAACTTGCGAATCGAAACACGGCGTATGCGTAAAATGTTACGGTCGGGATTTGGCCCGTAATAAAATTGTCCGCATAGGCGAAGCCGTAGGAATTATTGCAGCTCAATCAATCGGTCAGCCGGGTACTCAGCTTACAATGCGTACCTTCCACGAGGGAGGAACGGCTTCTAAAAACGTAGAAGAAAACCGCGTAGTATTTAACGATTATTCAATTATAGTACGTGAAATTACGGGTTCTTACGTTACGCTTAAAAACAAACACTTATTGTTTACACGTAAAGGCGAATTGAAATTTAACCGCATATTGCATGAATATAAACTTAAAAAAGATGAAACGGCCTTGGTAAAAACGGGAATGCGTGTAATAAAGGGTAATCCCGTTTATACGCTTAAAAACGGAAAAGAAGTGCTTTCGGAAGATATAGCTATTGCGGAAGTAAGGGATAATATGATTTACCTTATCGGAAACGAACAAGCTATAGAAATCCGTAACGGTTCCGAAGTAATTGTAAAACCGGAAGAAATTATTCCTGCGGGAGAAACAATAGCAACCTTTGACCCCTTTGCCGACCCGATTTTGTCCGAATATGACGGCTTTGTCCGATTTGAAGATATAATTATCGGAACTACTTTAACGGAAGAAACCGATGTTACCGAAAGGCGCATAAGCGATTCACACTTTGATAAAATGCAGCCCAGAATCTTTATTTCCGACGAATCCGGTAACCCGATAGGAGAAGACTCATACTTTTTGCCGGGCGGAGCTCAGCTTTTAGTAAACGAGGGGCAGGAAATAAAAGCCGGTACGGTCTTGGCTAAAATAGCAAAAGAATCGGTAAAAACAAAGGATATTACGGGAGGTCTTCCGAGAGTTTCTGAGCTTCTTGAAGCCCGCCGTCCCAAATCGCCTGCGGTTCTTGCTGCAATTAACGGAGTAGTTACGATTAAAAAAGGCTTACTTAAGGGTAAGCGTACAATAATGGTACGCGACGATTACGGCCGCGATTTTAAACATCTCGTTCCGATAGGAAAGCTAATGCTTGTACGCGACGGCGATACCGTTAAAGCGGGCGAGCCGCTTTGCGACGGAGGATATGACCCGCACGATATTTTGAATATCTTAGGTGAAAATGCGCTTCAAAATTACTTAATGAAAGAAATTAAAGAAGTTTATGATGCGCAAGGCGTTACGATTAACGACAAGCATGTAGGTATAATCGTAAGGCAAATGTTAAGAAAGGTTCAAATCGTTTCGGTAGGAGATACGAAATTTATCTTTAATCAACAAGTTGATAAATATCGCTTCCATGAAGAAAATAAGAGAGTTATGGAAGAAGGCGGACAGCCGGCTGTTGCCCGTCCTATGTTCCAAGGAATTACAAAGGCCGCTTTAAATATCGATTCGTTTATTTCCGCAGCCTCGTTCCAGGAAACTACAAAGGTCTTAACGAATGCCGCAATTGCAGGTTCTGCGGACGAGCTTAGAGGCTTAAAAGAAAACGTAATAATCGGTCACTTAATTCCCGCAGGAACCGGAATGAAGCAGTATCGCGATATAAAACTCTTTGATAAAAACAAAAGCGATTTGGATATTCAAATGAACGAAATTTTGGAGCGAAGAAGACTTGAAGCGGAAGCCGCTCAAGCCTTGGAAGAGCAGGAACTTATCGAAGAAGAAAGTTTTTTAGATGATATGTAA
- the rplJ gene encoding 50S ribosomal protein L10 encodes MALKTKNPNRQKVEAIESIKNDVKAASSFIFTEYRGLKVSQITELRKKLRENDCTFKVIRNNFARIAFEDANIKDVDAWLTGPTALAMVGEDANVAAKTLFEYAKEAPALVIKGAVVDGEIYDSKKIEAFSKLPGKKDLIAMFMSTVNATTAKFVRTLQAVVDKGEAPAASAAE; translated from the coding sequence ATGGCGTTAAAAACAAAAAATCCCAATCGCCAAAAGGTTGAAGCGATTGAAAGCATTAAAAACGATGTAAAAGCCGCCTCTTCTTTTATTTTTACCGAATATAGAGGTCTTAAAGTTTCGCAAATTACGGAACTTCGCAAAAAATTGCGTGAAAATGATTGTACTTTTAAAGTTATTCGAAATAACTTTGCACGTATCGCTTTTGAAGATGCAAATATTAAAGATGTCGATGCTTGGCTTACAGGGCCTACGGCTTTGGCTATGGTCGGAGAAGATGCGAATGTTGCGGCAAAGACCTTGTTTGAATATGCAAAAGAAGCTCCGGCTCTTGTAATTAAAGGTGCCGTTGTTGACGGTGAAATTTACGATTCAAAGAAAATCGAAGCCTTTTCCAAATTGCCCGGTAAAAAAGACCTTATTGCAATGTTTATGTCTACAGTTAACGCAACAACTGCCAAGTTTGTACGAACCTTGCAGGCTGTTGTCGATAAGGGAGAGGCGCCTGCAGCTTCCGCCGCAGAGTAA
- the nusG gene encoding transcription termination/antitermination protein NusG, whose protein sequence is MARAWYILHTYSGYENKIERAIRTLIERGLISGEVVTDIKVPEELVIENKGGKKKNVKRKFLPGYILVEMNLPDTGWKPVCSEIRKIQGVSGFLGTAGNEKPQPISVDEAKGILQKTGEIKGDKAPRLIQNFTEGQHVKIIEGAFASFTGTIDEVMADRNKLRVMVAIFGRTTPVEVEMTQAEII, encoded by the coding sequence ATGGCTAGAGCTTGGTATATTCTGCATACTTATTCCGGGTATGAGAACAAAATAGAAAGAGCAATACGTACTCTAATTGAACGCGGTTTGATTTCCGGCGAAGTCGTTACCGATATAAAGGTTCCTGAAGAGCTTGTTATCGAAAATAAGGGCGGAAAAAAGAAAAATGTTAAGAGAAAGTTTTTGCCCGGTTATATACTTGTTGAAATGAATTTGCCCGATACCGGGTGGAAGCCCGTTTGTTCGGAAATACGTAAAATTCAGGGTGTAAGCGGTTTTTTGGGAACTGCCGGTAATGAAAAGCCTCAGCCTATTTCGGTAGATGAGGCAAAGGGTATTTTGCAGAAAACTGGAGAAATTAAGGGAGATAAAGCTCCCCGTCTTATTCAAAACTTTACAGAAGGTCAGCATGTTAAAATCATTGAAGGTGCTTTCGCCTCGTTTACGGGCACTATTGATGAGGTTATGGCTGACAGAAATAAGCTTAGAGTTATGGTTGCTATTTTCGGCAGAACCACTCCGGTGGAAGTTGAAATGACGCAAGCTGAAATTATTTAA
- the rplA gene encoding 50S ribosomal protein L1, with amino-acid sequence MKHGKNYKNAVAKYDSAKHYDLSKAVELVKELKYAKFDETVEAHISLKLGKGQTVRDTLVLPHQFRGEKKVLVFCTDDRVKEALEAGAAYAGSSEYIEKVKGGWLDFDIAVATPDMMKDVGRLGMVLGRRGLMPNPKTGTVTTDISAAINELKKGRVEFRADKGGVVHLPVGKVSMPTEKIAENVQALLNEAMRKKPSDAKNDYIKSVSISSTMGPGVWVDYKIGE; translated from the coding sequence ATGAAACACGGAAAAAATTATAAAAATGCTGTTGCAAAGTATGATTCCGCCAAGCACTACGATTTATCCAAGGCGGTGGAGCTTGTAAAAGAATTAAAATATGCTAAATTTGATGAAACCGTTGAAGCGCACATCAGTTTAAAGCTCGGAAAAGGGCAGACCGTGCGGGATACGCTGGTTTTGCCTCATCAATTCCGCGGAGAAAAAAAAGTATTGGTTTTTTGTACTGATGACAGGGTAAAAGAAGCTCTTGAAGCCGGAGCGGCTTATGCGGGTTCTTCGGAATATATCGAAAAGGTTAAGGGCGGCTGGCTTGATTTTGATATCGCCGTTGCAACTCCCGATATGATGAAAGATGTAGGCCGGTTAGGTATGGTTTTGGGAAGACGCGGGCTTATGCCCAATCCTAAAACGGGTACGGTTACCACCGATATTTCGGCTGCAATTAACGAGCTTAAAAAAGGTAGGGTGGAATTCCGCGCGGATAAGGGCGGGGTTGTGCATTTGCCCGTCGGGAAAGTGTCTATGCCGACTGAAAAAATCGCGGAAAACGTTCAGGCTCTTTTAAATGAAGCTATGAGAAAAAAGCCGAGCGATGCTAAAAACGATTATATAAAATCGGTATCGATTAGTTCTACAATGGGGCCCGGTGTATGGGTCGATTATAAAATAGGAGAGTAA
- the rpmG gene encoding 50S ribosomal protein L33, translating into MAKKTAVELIALQCSECKRRNYTTSKNRKNIQGKLELMKYCPFDHKHTMHKETKIK; encoded by the coding sequence ATGGCTAAGAAAACGGCTGTAGAGCTTATAGCGCTTCAATGCAGTGAATGTAAGCGAAGGAATTATACAACATCTAAAAACAGAAAAAATATTCAGGGTAAGCTTGAGTTGATGAAGTATTGTCCGTTTGATCATAAGCATACGATGCACAAGGAAACAAAAATTAAATAA
- the rpoB gene encoding DNA-directed RNA polymerase subunit beta — translation MFARGQKIDRRYYGKDVPNFMELPNLIDIQIQSYKKFLNENKEKKSGEDGELEGLESVFQTTFPIESINEDMSLEYLSYSLDYDSIKFSEIECKQKGLTYSVPLKAEIDLFFKETKEIRRKSIYMGDIPLMTDRGTFIINGAERVVVSQIHRSPGVIFSHEKGVYSSRIIPYRGTWLEFEIDQKKELIYAKLDSKKRILGTIFLRALGYETREQIIDLFYKTKTAKISSDRTEYEELIGQVLARDVFIKGEDGEMRKMHQAGEKIHPHNIDDLIQNNVKKITIIDFKAKNSLNSQIIINCFEREEIKYTPDPALHDEPTMEDALNAVYSVLRPGDPITYENAKEDLHNTFFTTRRYDIGKVGRYKLNKKLDYSEEVQGTTLIEEDIFKTMKLLIKVYIGEEMIDDIDHLGNRRIRSVGEIMTDVLKKSFSRMERIARDRMSSKEMDTIKPQDLISIKPIVAAIKEFFGASQLSQFMDQVNPLAELTHKRRLNALGPGGLSRDRAGFEVREVHYTHYGRMCPIETPEGPNIGLIVSMANYARVNEYGFLEAPYVKVVNGVATREIEYLSAMDEDKYFIGQVSTAVSKDGKIHTDQVSCRRLGDYTSRSPKDIQYMDVSPKQIISVSTSLIPFLEHDDANRALMGSNMQRQAVPLVFPEPPRVGTGMEKKCAYDSGVLIKAKRAGKVEYVSSESIVIIPENAKNKDDKDEYQLLKYQRTNQETCYHQRPIVTVGMTVKEGEPIADGPATYNGELALGRNILVGFVPWNGYNYEDAILISRRVLKEDMFTSIHIKELSTEVRETKLGSEKMTCDIPNKSEKSLDDLDSEGIIRIGSKVKAGDILVGKVTPKSESDTTPEFKLLNSIFGEKAKEVRDTSLRVPHGTEGTVIDVQRLKRSQGDDLNPGVEEVVKVLIATKRKLREGDKMAGRHGNKGLVARILPEEDMPYMEDGTPLDICLNPLGVPSRMNVGQILESELGLAGLKLNEWYESPVFESPSMEQIEAKLKEAGYPTNSKVKLRDGLTGRLFENEVFVGVIYFLKLAHLVDDKMHARSTGPYSLVTQQPLGGKAQFGGQRLGEMEVWALEAYGAANTLQELITIKSDDMHGRSKIYESIVKGEPSSSAGIPESFNVLVQELRGLALDFTIYDAKGQQIPLTERDEELIKREKTSTDF, via the coding sequence ATGTTTGCAAGAGGTCAAAAGATAGATCGCAGATATTATGGAAAAGATGTTCCTAACTTTATGGAGCTTCCGAATCTCATAGATATTCAGATTCAGTCTTATAAAAAGTTTTTAAACGAAAATAAGGAGAAAAAAAGCGGCGAAGACGGAGAGCTTGAAGGTTTGGAATCGGTGTTTCAAACGACTTTTCCGATTGAAAGCATAAATGAAGATATGTCGCTTGAATATCTTTCTTATTCTTTGGATTATGACAGTATTAAGTTTTCCGAAATAGAATGCAAACAAAAGGGCTTAACCTATTCCGTTCCTCTAAAAGCCGAAATAGACCTGTTTTTTAAAGAAACAAAGGAAATCCGCCGCAAAAGTATTTATATGGGCGATATTCCGCTGATGACCGACCGCGGAACCTTTATTATAAACGGAGCGGAACGTGTTGTAGTTTCGCAAATTCACCGTTCCCCAGGTGTTATTTTTTCGCATGAAAAGGGTGTTTATTCCAGCCGCATTATTCCGTATCGAGGTACATGGCTCGAATTTGAAATCGACCAAAAGAAAGAGCTTATTTATGCCAAACTTGACAGTAAAAAGCGTATTTTGGGAACGATTTTTTTAAGGGCTTTGGGATATGAAACCCGCGAGCAAATTATCGATTTATTTTATAAAACGAAAACGGCTAAAATTTCTTCCGACAGAACCGAATATGAAGAGCTTATAGGACAGGTTTTGGCACGAGACGTTTTTATTAAGGGTGAAGACGGAGAAATGCGTAAAATGCATCAGGCAGGAGAGAAAATTCACCCGCACAATATCGATGATTTAATTCAAAATAACGTAAAAAAAATTACGATAATAGATTTTAAGGCTAAAAATTCTCTTAATTCTCAAATTATCATCAATTGTTTTGAGCGTGAAGAGATTAAATATACTCCCGACCCGGCACTTCATGATGAGCCTACTATGGAAGATGCTTTAAATGCGGTGTACAGTGTTTTGCGTCCTGGAGACCCGATTACTTATGAAAACGCCAAAGAAGATTTGCATAATACCTTTTTTACTACCCGAAGATACGATATAGGAAAGGTCGGTCGTTATAAACTTAATAAAAAATTGGATTATTCTGAAGAAGTTCAGGGAACAACTCTGATAGAAGAAGATATTTTTAAGACGATGAAGCTTTTGATTAAGGTTTATATCGGCGAAGAAATGATAGATGATATCGACCACTTGGGAAATAGGCGAATCCGTTCCGTCGGCGAAATTATGACCGATGTTTTAAAAAAGTCTTTTTCAAGAATGGAGCGTATTGCCCGCGACCGTATGAGCTCAAAAGAAATGGATACGATTAAGCCGCAAGACTTAATTTCCATTAAACCTATTGTGGCCGCCATAAAGGAATTTTTCGGGGCAAGTCAATTATCTCAATTTATGGACCAGGTAAATCCTCTTGCGGAGCTTACTCATAAGCGCCGTCTTAATGCCTTAGGTCCCGGAGGTCTTTCACGGGATAGGGCAGGTTTTGAAGTCCGGGAAGTTCACTATACGCACTATGGAAGAATGTGCCCGATAGAAACGCCTGAAGGACCGAACATCGGACTTATCGTTTCAATGGCAAATTATGCCCGCGTAAACGAATACGGTTTTTTGGAAGCCCCCTATGTTAAGGTTGTAAACGGAGTTGCAACGAGGGAAATCGAATATCTTTCCGCAATGGACGAAGACAAATATTTTATCGGACAGGTTTCCACCGCCGTAAGCAAGGACGGTAAAATTCACACCGACCAGGTTTCGTGCCGAAGATTGGGCGATTATACTTCAAGAAGTCCGAAAGATATTCAGTATATGGACGTTTCGCCTAAGCAGATTATTTCGGTTTCAACTTCACTTATTCCGTTTTTGGAGCATGATGACGCAAACCGCGCCCTTATGGGTTCTAACATGCAGCGTCAGGCTGTTCCCCTTGTTTTCCCGGAGCCGCCGCGTGTAGGTACGGGTATGGAAAAAAAGTGCGCTTACGATTCAGGCGTTCTTATTAAGGCAAAGAGAGCGGGTAAGGTGGAATATGTTTCTTCCGAAAGTATTGTAATTATACCCGAAAATGCAAAAAATAAAGACGATAAAGATGAATATCAGCTTTTAAAATATCAAAGGACAAATCAGGAAACTTGTTATCATCAGCGTCCTATTGTAACTGTAGGAATGACGGTAAAAGAGGGCGAGCCGATTGCGGACGGGCCTGCAACTTATAACGGAGAGCTGGCACTGGGAAGGAATATTCTTGTAGGCTTTGTTCCTTGGAACGGTTATAACTACGAAGACGCTATTTTAATTTCGCGCCGGGTTTTAAAAGAAGATATGTTTACTTCAATTCATATAAAAGAGCTTTCTACCGAAGTGCGGGAAACAAAACTCGGTTCGGAAAAAATGACCTGCGATATTCCGAATAAGTCGGAAAAAAGTTTGGACGATTTGGACAGCGAAGGTATTATCCGCATAGGCTCCAAGGTTAAAGCTGGCGATATTCTTGTAGGAAAGGTTACGCCCAAGAGCGAAAGCGATACTACGCCCGAGTTTAAACTTCTTAATTCCATTTTCGGTGAAAAGGCAAAAGAGGTAAGAGATACTTCTTTACGTGTTCCGCACGGAACGGAGGGAACGGTTATAGATGTTCAGCGTTTAAAGAGGTCTCAAGGGGACGATTTAAATCCCGGAGTTGAAGAAGTTGTAAAGGTCTTAATCGCTACAAAGCGTAAACTCCGCGAAGGCGATAAAATGGCAGGACGTCACGGAAATAAGGGCTTGGTTGCCAGAATTCTTCCGGAAGAAGATATGCCTTATATGGAAGACGGCACTCCCTTGGATATTTGTTTAAATCCTCTGGGTGTTCCTTCGCGAATGAATGTGGGACAAATCCTTGAATCGGAGCTGGGACTTGCAGGTTTAAAGCTCAATGAATGGTATGAATCTCCCGTTTTTGAATCTCCGAGTATGGAGCAAATAGAAGCGAAATTAAAGGAAGCGGGATACCCGACTAATTCCAAGGTAAAACTTAGGGACGGACTTACCGGCAGGCTTTTTGAAAACGAGGTTTTTGTAGGCGTTATTTACTTCTTAAAACTGGCGCACCTTGTAGATGATAAAATGCATGCACGCTCGACGGGCCCTTATTCTTTGGTTACGCAACAGCCCTTGGGCGGAAAGGCTCAATTCGGCGGTCAGCGTTTGGGAGAAATGGAAGTTTGGGCTCTTGAGGCTTACGGAGCGGCAAATACCTTGCAGGAACTTATTACGATAAAGTCCGATGATATGCACGGGCGTTCAAAAATATATGAATCAATTGTAAAAGGGGAACCTTCAAGTTCCGCAGGAATCCCTGAATCCTTTAACGTTTTGGTTCAGGAATTAAGAGGTTTGGCTCTCGACTTTACAATTTATGATGCTAAGGGACAGCAAATTCCCTTAACCGAAAGAGATGAAGAGCTGATTAAGCGGGAAAAGACCAGTACGGACTTTTAA
- the secE gene encoding preprotein translocase subunit SecE has translation MGKVGTFWKECIGELRKVVWPSREEVWSSVKVVLVSTFIVALFLGGLDAFFVACVGWIF, from the coding sequence ATGGGTAAAGTCGGAACTTTTTGGAAAGAATGTATCGGAGAGCTTAGAAAGGTTGTTTGGCCTTCGAGAGAAGAGGTTTGGTCTTCAGTGAAGGTGGTGTTGGTCTCCACTTTTATTGTGGCTCTTTTTTTGGGCGGACTTGATGCTTTTTTTGTGGCATGCGTAGGCTGGATATTCTAA
- the rplL gene encoding 50S ribosomal protein L7/L12, producing the protein MAALTNEQIIEAIGEKTILELSELIKAMEEKFGVTAAAPVAVVAGGAAAGAAEEEKTEFTVTLKALADASKKIAVIKEVRNVIPGLGLKEAKELVEGAPKVLKEDVSKEEAAKIKEAITAAGGEVEIA; encoded by the coding sequence ATGGCAGCATTAACAAACGAACAAATTATTGAAGCAATCGGCGAAAAAACGATTCTCGAACTTTCCGAGCTTATTAAAGCAATGGAAGAAAAATTCGGCGTAACGGCGGCAGCTCCTGTTGCGGTAGTTGCAGGCGGAGCGGCGGCGGGAGCAGCTGAAGAAGAAAAAACCGAATTTACGGTAACTTTAAAAGCTCTTGCAGATGCAAGCAAAAAAATTGCCGTTATTAAGGAAGTTCGAAACGTTATTCCGGGACTCGGCTTAAAAGAAGCAAAAGAGCTTGTTGAAGGCGCGCCCAAGGTACTTAAAGAAGACGTTTCTAAAGAAGAAGCGGCTAAAATTAAGGAAGCTATTACTGCAGCCGGCGGTGAAGTAGAAATTGCTTAA